A stretch of the Flavobacterium sp. 5 genome encodes the following:
- the rpsL gene encoding 30S ribosomal protein S12 codes for MPTIQQLVRTGRTQITKKSKSVALDSCPQRRGVCTRVYTTTPKKPNSAMRKVARVRLTNGNEVNAYIPGEGHNLQEHSIVLVRGGRVKDLPGVRYHIVRGALDTSGVAGRTQRRSKYGAKRPKEAKK; via the coding sequence ATGCCAACAATTCAACAATTAGTAAGAACAGGAAGAACTCAGATAACTAAGAAGAGTAAATCGGTTGCTTTAGATTCTTGTCCTCAAAGAAGAGGGGTTTGTACGCGTGTTTACACTACTACACCAAAAAAACCAAACTCTGCAATGCGTAAAGTAGCGCGTGTACGTTTGACAAATGGTAATGAAGTGAATGCTTACATCCCTGGAGAAGGACACAATTTACAAGAGCACTCGATAGTATTAGTTAGGGGTGGAAGGGTAAAAGATTTGCCAGGAGTTAGATATCACATCGTTCGTGGTGCACTTGATACATCAGGTGTAGCAGGAAGAACGCAAAGAAGATCTAAATACGGAGCAAAAAGACCAAAAGAAGCGAAAAAGTAA
- the rpsG gene encoding 30S ribosomal protein S7 translates to MRKRAAKKRPLLPDPRFNDQLVTRFVNNLMWDGKKSTAFKVFYDAIDIIETKKQNDEKTSLEIWKDALTNVMPHVEVRSRRVGGATFQIPMQIRPDRKISMAMKWLILYSRRRNEKSMAQRLASECLAAAKEEGAAVKKRMDTHKMAEANKAFSHFRF, encoded by the coding sequence ATGAGAAAAAGAGCGGCAAAGAAAAGACCACTTTTACCAGATCCAAGGTTTAATGACCAATTGGTAACACGTTTTGTGAACAACTTAATGTGGGATGGTAAGAAATCAACAGCTTTTAAAGTTTTTTATGATGCAATTGACATCATTGAAACTAAAAAACAAAATGACGAAAAAACTTCATTAGAAATCTGGAAAGATGCTTTGACAAACGTTATGCCTCACGTAGAAGTACGTAGTCGTAGAGTAGGTGGAGCTACATTTCAAATTCCAATGCAAATTAGACCAGATAGAAAAATTTCTATGGCAATGAAATGGTTGATTCTTTATTCAAGAAGAAGAAACGAAAAATCAATGGCTCAGAGATTAGCTTCAGAATGTTTAGCTGCTGCTAAAGAAGAAGGAGCTGCTGTTAAGAAAAGAATGGATACTCACAAGATGGCAGAAGCTAATAAAGCTTTCTCTCACTTTAGATTTTAA
- the fusA gene encoding elongation factor G, translating into MARELKYTRNIGIAAHIDAGKTTTTERILFYTGKSHKIGEVHDGAATMDWMAQEQERGITITSAATTCEWNFPTTQGKILPETLPYHFNIIDTPGHVDFTVEVNRSLRVLDGLVFLFSAVDGVEPQSETNWRLADQYRVPRIGFVNKMDRQGSNFLMVCQQVRDMLKSNAVAITLPIGEENDFRGVVDLVRNQAIVWDDAGMGATYEVVDIPADMLDEVKEYRSILIEAVADYDENLLEKFMEDESSITEEEINVALRAAVMDMAIIPMIAGSSFKNKGVQFMLDAVCKYLPSPMDKEGIEGIHPDDAELLEEDQTKILRKPDVKEPFAALAFKIATDPFVGRLAFFRAYSGRLDAGSYVLNTRSGNKERISRIYQMHANKQNPIEYIEAGDIGAAVGFKDIKTGDTLCDEKHPIILESMKFPAPVIGIAIEPKTKADVDKMGMALAKLAEEDPTFTVRTDEASGQTIISGMGELHLDILVDRMKREFKVEVNQGEPQVEYKEAFTKSAVHRETYKKQSGGRGKFGDIVFKLEPAEEVDGKVPNGLQFVNAVKGGNVPKEYIPSVEKGFREAMKTGPLAGYQVDSLKVTLTDGSFHPVDSDALSFELAARMGYREVAKAAGAVILEPIMKMEVITPEENMGDIVGDINRRRGQVNDMGDRNGAKTIKADVPLSEMFGYVTTLRTLSSGRATSTMEFSHYAETPSNISEAVIKKAKGNA; encoded by the coding sequence ATGGCTAGAGAACTTAAATATACAAGAAATATAGGAATTGCTGCTCACATTGATGCTGGTAAAACAACAACAACAGAGCGTATATTATTCTATACTGGAAAATCACACAAAATTGGTGAAGTACACGATGGTGCTGCAACAATGGACTGGATGGCACAAGAGCAAGAAAGAGGTATTACAATTACTTCTGCTGCTACAACTTGTGAATGGAATTTTCCAACTACTCAAGGTAAAATTTTACCTGAAACATTGCCTTATCACTTTAATATTATCGATACTCCAGGACACGTTGACTTTACAGTTGAAGTAAACCGTTCTTTGCGTGTTCTTGATGGTTTGGTTTTCTTGTTTAGTGCTGTTGATGGTGTTGAGCCTCAATCGGAAACTAACTGGAGACTTGCTGATCAGTACAGAGTGCCACGTATTGGTTTCGTTAATAAAATGGATAGACAAGGTTCTAACTTTTTGATGGTTTGTCAACAAGTAAGAGATATGTTGAAATCAAATGCAGTTGCGATCACTTTGCCAATTGGTGAAGAAAATGATTTCAGAGGTGTTGTGGATTTAGTAAGAAATCAAGCTATTGTTTGGGATGATGCTGGAATGGGAGCAACTTATGAAGTTGTTGATATTCCTGCTGACATGCTTGACGAAGTAAAAGAATACAGATCAATTCTTATTGAAGCAGTTGCTGACTATGATGAGAATTTGCTTGAAAAATTCATGGAAGATGAAAGCTCTATTACAGAGGAAGAAATCAACGTGGCATTAAGAGCAGCTGTAATGGATATGGCAATCATTCCTATGATTGCTGGTTCTTCTTTCAAAAACAAAGGAGTTCAATTCATGTTAGATGCAGTATGTAAATACTTGCCTTCTCCAATGGATAAAGAAGGTATTGAAGGGATTCATCCTGATGATGCTGAATTATTAGAAGAGGATCAAACTAAAATCTTGCGTAAGCCAGATGTTAAGGAGCCATTCGCTGCTTTAGCATTTAAAATTGCTACTGACCCATTCGTAGGTCGTTTAGCTTTCTTCCGTGCTTATTCAGGGCGTTTAGATGCTGGTTCTTATGTTTTGAACACACGTTCAGGAAATAAAGAAAGAATTTCTCGTATCTACCAAATGCACGCTAACAAACAAAATCCAATCGAATATATTGAGGCTGGAGATATTGGAGCTGCTGTTGGATTTAAAGATATTAAAACTGGAGATACATTGTGTGATGAAAAACACCCAATTATTCTTGAGTCTATGAAATTCCCTGCTCCGGTAATTGGTATCGCTATTGAGCCAAAAACTAAAGCTGATGTAGATAAAATGGGTATGGCTTTGGCTAAATTAGCTGAAGAAGATCCTACTTTTACTGTTAGAACGGATGAGGCTTCAGGACAAACTATTATCTCTGGTATGGGTGAGCTTCACTTGGATATCTTGGTTGATAGAATGAAACGTGAATTCAAAGTTGAAGTAAACCAAGGTGAGCCTCAAGTTGAATATAAAGAAGCTTTTACAAAATCTGCTGTTCATAGAGAAACGTACAAAAAGCAATCAGGTGGTCGTGGTAAATTCGGTGATATCGTATTTAAATTAGAGCCAGCTGAAGAAGTTGATGGAAAAGTTCCTAATGGATTACAATTTGTTAACGCTGTAAAAGGTGGAAACGTTCCTAAAGAATATATTCCATCTGTAGAAAAAGGTTTTAGAGAAGCTATGAAAACAGGTCCTTTAGCGGGATACCAAGTTGATAGTTTAAAAGTAACTTTAACTGATGGATCTTTTCACCCTGTGGATTCTGATGCTCTTTCTTTTGAATTGGCGGCTAGAATGGGTTATAGAGAAGTTGCTAAAGCTGCTGGAGCTGTAATTCTTGAGCCAATCATGAAAATGGAAGTTATTACACCAGAAGAAAACATGGGAGATATCGTTGGTGATATTAACCGTCGTAGAGGTCAGGTAAATGACATGGGTGATAGAAATGGAGCTAAAACTATTAAAGCTGATGTGCCTTTATCGGAAATGTTTGGATATGTAACAACATTGAGAACATTGTCTTCAGGTAGAGCTACTTCAACAATGGAGTTTTCTCACTATGCAGAAACGCCTTCTAATATTTCAGAAGCGGTAATTAAAAAAGCAAAAGGTAACGCTTAA
- the rpsJ gene encoding 30S ribosomal protein S10 translates to MSQKIRIKLKSYDHMLVDKSAEKIVKTVKTTGAVVTGPIPLPTHKKLFTVLRSPHVNKKAREQFEVMSYKRLIDIYSSSSKTIDALMKLELPSGVEVEIKV, encoded by the coding sequence ATGAGTCAAAAAATCAGAATAAAACTAAAATCTTACGATCACATGTTGGTAGATAAGTCTGCTGAAAAGATTGTAAAAACAGTAAAAACTACTGGTGCTGTTGTAACTGGGCCAATCCCATTGCCAACTCACAAAAAACTTTTTACAGTATTGCGTTCTCCACACGTAAACAAAAAAGCGAGAGAGCAATTTGAAGTAATGTCATATAAGAGATTAATTGATATTTATTCATCTTCATCTAAAACTATTGATGCTTTAATGAAACTTGAATTGCCAAGTGGAGTTGAAGTTGAAATCAAAGTTTAA
- the rplC gene encoding 50S ribosomal protein L3, with the protein MSGLIGRKIGMTSIFDENGKNIPCTVIEAGPCVVTQVRTKGVDGYEALQLGFDDKNEKHSTKAAVGHFKKAGTVAKKKVVEFQDFATEQKLGDLIDVSIFAEGEFVDIQGVSKGKGFQGVVKRHGFGGVGQATHGQHNRLRAPGSVGASSYPSRVFKGMRMAGRMGGDNVKVQNLRVLKVVSDKNLLVVKGCIPGCKNSYVIIQK; encoded by the coding sequence ATGTCTGGGTTAATTGGTAGAAAAATCGGCATGACTAGTATTTTCGATGAAAACGGGAAGAATATTCCTTGTACAGTAATTGAAGCTGGTCCATGCGTTGTTACCCAAGTCAGAACCAAAGGTGTTGACGGGTACGAAGCGTTGCAACTTGGTTTCGATGACAAAAACGAGAAACATTCCACAAAAGCGGCTGTAGGTCACTTTAAGAAAGCTGGAACTGTTGCTAAGAAAAAAGTCGTTGAATTTCAAGATTTTGCAACTGAACAAAAATTAGGAGATCTTATTGATGTTTCTATTTTCGCAGAAGGAGAATTTGTAGATATACAAGGTGTGTCTAAAGGTAAAGGTTTTCAGGGGGTTGTAAAACGTCACGGTTTTGGTGGTGTTGGTCAAGCAACTCACGGTCAACACAATCGTTTAAGAGCGCCAGGTTCTGTAGGAGCTTCTTCTTATCCATCTAGAGTATTCAAAGGAATGCGTATGGCTGGAAGAATGGGAGGAGATAATGTAAAAGTTCAAAACCTTAGAGTTTTAAAAGTAGTTTCTGATAAGAACTTACTTGTTGTTAAAGGATGTATTCCTGGATGCAAAAACTCTTATGTAATCATTCAGAAGTAA
- the rplD gene encoding 50S ribosomal protein L4, producing MEAKVLDFNGKDTGRKVQLSDSVFGIEPNNHAVYLDVKQYLANQRQGTHKAKERAEVAGSTRKIKKQKGTGTARAGSAKNPLFKGGGTVFGPRPRSYSFKLNKSLKRLARKSAFSIKAKESNIIVLEDFNFETPNTKNFINVLKSLELENKKSLFVLGDTNKNVYLSSRNLKASNVVSSYELSTYAILNANNLVLLESSLEVIEENLSK from the coding sequence ATGGAAGCAAAAGTATTAGATTTCAATGGAAAAGATACTGGAAGAAAAGTTCAACTTTCTGATTCAGTATTCGGTATAGAGCCAAACAATCACGCAGTATATCTTGATGTTAAGCAATATCTTGCTAACCAACGTCAAGGGACGCACAAAGCTAAAGAAAGAGCTGAAGTTGCAGGATCTACTCGTAAAATAAAAAAACAAAAAGGAACTGGTACTGCTCGTGCGGGTAGTGCAAAGAATCCATTGTTTAAAGGTGGTGGAACAGTTTTCGGACCAAGACCAAGAAGTTATTCATTCAAATTGAATAAAAGCTTGAAAAGATTGGCTAGAAAATCTGCTTTCTCAATTAAAGCAAAAGAATCGAACATTATCGTTCTTGAAGACTTTAATTTTGAAACGCCAAACACTAAAAATTTCATTAACGTTTTGAAATCTTTAGAGTTAGAAAACAAAAAATCATTGTTTGTGTTGGGTGATACGAATAAAAACGTATATTTGTCGTCACGTAATTTAAAAGCATCAAACGTGGTAAGTAGCTATGAATTAAGCACTTATGCTATTTTAAATGCTAATAATTTAGTGCTTTTAGAGAGTTCTTTAGAAGTAATTGAAGAAAATTTAAGTAAATAA
- the rplW gene encoding 50S ribosomal protein L23, translating into MSIIIKPIVTEKVTKESEVLNRFGFVVDKKANKVQIKKAIEAAYGVTILSVNTMNVRPDRTTKYTKSGLISGKTNAIKKAIVQVQEGETIDFYNNI; encoded by the coding sequence ATGAGCATCATAATTAAACCTATAGTAACGGAAAAAGTAACCAAAGAAAGTGAAGTTTTAAACCGCTTCGGATTCGTTGTTGACAAGAAAGCAAACAAAGTACAAATTAAGAAAGCTATTGAAGCTGCTTATGGAGTAACTATTTTGAGTGTTAACACAATGAATGTGAGACCGGATAGAACTACAAAATACACTAAAAGTGGTTTGATCAGTGGAAAGACTAACGCAATTAAGAAAGCGATTGTTCAAGTACAAGAAGGAGAAACAATTGATTTTTACAACAATATCTAA
- the rplB gene encoding 50S ribosomal protein L2: MSVRKLKPITPGQRFRVVNGYDAITTDKPERSLIAPIKNSGGRNSQGKMTMRYTGGGHKQRYRIIDFKRTKEAIPAIVKSIEYDPNRTAFIALLAYADGEKTYIIAQNGLKVGQKVVSGPESQPEIGNTLPLSRIPLGTVISCIELRPGQGAVIARSAGTFAQLMARDGKYATIKMPSGETRLILLTCSATIGAVSNSDHQLVVSGKAGRTRWLGRRPRTRPVAMNPVDHPMGGGEGRSSGGHPRSRNGIPAKGYRTRSKKNPSNKYIVERRKK; encoded by the coding sequence ATGTCAGTAAGAAAATTAAAACCTATTACCCCAGGTCAGCGATTTAGAGTTGTGAATGGTTATGACGCCATTACAACTGATAAGCCGGAACGCTCTTTGATAGCGCCGATAAAAAACTCTGGAGGTAGAAATAGTCAAGGAAAGATGACCATGCGTTATACGGGTGGTGGTCACAAGCAGAGATATCGTATTATTGATTTCAAACGTACAAAGGAAGCAATTCCAGCTATCGTGAAATCAATCGAATACGATCCAAATCGTACTGCATTTATCGCTTTATTAGCTTATGCTGATGGTGAGAAAACTTATATTATTGCTCAAAACGGATTGAAAGTTGGTCAGAAAGTAGTTTCTGGTCCAGAATCTCAACCTGAAATTGGTAATACTTTACCTTTAAGCAGAATTCCTTTAGGAACTGTTATATCTTGTATCGAATTGAGACCAGGACAAGGAGCTGTAATCGCTCGTTCTGCTGGAACATTTGCTCAATTAATGGCAAGAGATGGAAAATATGCTACAATTAAAATGCCGTCAGGAGAAACAAGATTAATCTTGTTGACTTGTTCAGCTACAATTGGAGCAGTATCTAATTCTGACCACCAATTAGTTGTATCTGGAAAAGCAGGTAGAACAAGATGGTTGGGTAGAAGACCTAGAACAAGACCTGTTGCAATGAACCCTGTCGATCACCCAATGGGTGGTGGTGAAGGACGTTCTTCTGGTGGACATCCACGTTCTAGAAACGGTATACCTGCTAAAGGTTATAGAACTCGTTCTAAGAAAAACCCGAGTAACAAGTACATTGTAGAACGTAGAAAGAAATAA
- the rpsS gene encoding 30S ribosomal protein S19 yields MARSLKKGPFVHYKLEKKVEENIAGGNKGVVKTWSRASMITPDFVGQTIAVHNGRQFVPVYVTENMVGHKLGEFSPTRSFRGHAGAKNKGKK; encoded by the coding sequence ATGGCACGTTCATTAAAAAAAGGACCTTTCGTTCATTATAAGTTAGAAAAGAAAGTTGAAGAAAACATCGCAGGTGGAAACAAAGGAGTAGTAAAGACTTGGTCTAGAGCTTCTATGATTACTCCAGACTTTGTTGGACAAACTATCGCAGTTCATAACGGTCGTCAATTTGTACCAGTTTACGTAACTGAAAACATGGTAGGTCACAAATTAGGAGAATTTTCACCAACTAGATCTTTTAGAGGTCATGCTGGAGCAAAAAATAAAGGTAAAAAATAA
- the rplV gene encoding 50S ribosomal protein L22: MGVRKRETADARKEANKSIAFAKLNNCPTSPRKMRLVADLVRGQKVERALNILRFSSKEASRKLETLLLSAINNWEQKNSEGNLEEAGLFVKEIRVDGGMMLKRLRPAPQGRAHRIRKRSNHVTIVLGAINNTQSNS; this comes from the coding sequence ATGGGAGTTCGTAAAAGAGAAACAGCAGATGCGAGAAAAGAGGCTAATAAGTCTATTGCTTTCGCAAAATTGAATAACTGCCCTACTTCACCTAGAAAAATGCGCTTAGTAGCGGACTTGGTAAGAGGTCAGAAGGTAGAAAGAGCACTTAACATATTAAGATTCAGTTCGAAAGAAGCTTCAAGAAAATTAGAAACATTATTATTATCTGCAATCAATAACTGGGAGCAAAAAAATAGTGAAGGTAATCTTGAAGAAGCTGGATTATTTGTTAAAGAAATCCGTGTGGATGGTGGAATGATGTTGAAAAGACTTCGTCCAGCTCCACAAGGTAGAGCACACAGAATTAGAAAACGTTCTAACCACGTAACAATCGTGTTAGGAGCTATCAATAACACACAAAGCAATTCTTAA
- the rpsC gene encoding 30S ribosomal protein S3 encodes MGQKTNPIGNRLGIIRGWDSNWYGGNDYGDKLAEDSKIRKYIHARLSKASVSKVIIERTLKLVTVTITTARPGIIIGKGGQEVDKLKEELKKITDKEVQINIFEIKRPELDAYLVATSICRQIESRISYRRAIKMAIAASMRMNAEGIKVLISGRLNGAEMARSEGFKEGRIPLSTFRADIDYALAEAHTTYGRMGIKVWIMKGEVYGKRDLSPLAGMDKKQAGGGKGGDSPRGDRKPFNKGGKPDARKRK; translated from the coding sequence ATGGGACAAAAGACAAATCCAATTGGAAATAGACTTGGTATCATCAGAGGATGGGACTCAAACTGGTATGGTGGAAATGATTACGGTGATAAGTTAGCCGAAGATTCAAAAATCAGAAAGTATATCCATGCTCGTTTATCAAAAGCTAGTGTATCAAAAGTAATCATCGAGAGAACTTTGAAACTTGTAACCGTTACTATCACTACTGCAAGACCTGGTATCATTATCGGGAAAGGTGGACAAGAGGTAGACAAGTTGAAAGAAGAACTTAAAAAGATTACTGACAAAGAGGTTCAAATCAACATCTTTGAAATTAAAAGACCTGAACTTGACGCGTATCTAGTTGCTACAAGCATCTGTCGTCAAATCGAAAGCCGTATTTCTTACAGACGTGCAATCAAAATGGCTATTGCTGCTTCTATGCGTATGAACGCTGAAGGTATCAAAGTTTTGATTTCTGGTCGTTTGAACGGTGCAGAGATGGCTCGTTCAGAGGGTTTCAAAGAAGGACGTATTCCTCTATCAACTTTCAGAGCTGACATTGATTATGCTTTGGCTGAAGCTCACACTACTTATGGTAGAATGGGGATCAAAGTATGGATCATGAAAGGTGAAGTTTACGGGAAGAGAGATCTTTCTCCACTTGCTGGAATGGATAAAAAACAAGCTGGTGGGGGTAAAGGTGGTGATTCTCCAAGAGGAGATAGAAAACCTTTTAACAAAGGTGGTAAACCAGACGCTCGTAAAAGAAAGTAA
- the rplP gene encoding 50S ribosomal protein L16 yields MLQPKRTKYRKVQKGKMKGNSQRGHELSNGMFGIKSVHEDGMFLTSRQIEAARIAATRFMKREGQLWIKIFPDKPITKKPLEVRMGKGKGAVEYWAAVVKPGRIMFEVGGVPLSVAKEALRLAAQKLPVKTKFVVARDFEA; encoded by the coding sequence ATGTTACAACCTAAAAGAACAAAATACCGTAAGGTACAAAAAGGTAAGATGAAAGGTAACTCTCAAAGAGGGCATGAACTTTCTAATGGAATGTTTGGTATTAAATCTGTTCACGAAGATGGAATGTTCTTAACTTCACGTCAAATCGAAGCTGCGCGTATTGCTGCAACTCGTTTTATGAAAAGAGAAGGACAATTATGGATCAAAATATTTCCAGACAAACCTATCACTAAGAAACCTCTTGAGGTACGTATGGGTAAAGGTAAAGGTGCCGTTGAATATTGGGCTGCCGTTGTTAAACCCGGAAGAATTATGTTTGAAGTTGGAGGAGTTCCTTTATCAGTTGCAAAAGAGGCGTTACGTCTTGCAGCTCAAAAGCTTCCAGTAAAAACTAAGTTCGTCGTTGCTAGAGATTTCGAAGCATAA
- the rpmC gene encoding 50S ribosomal protein L29 gives MKQSEIKDLSAAELQEKLSQTKKAYADLKMAHAISPIENPLQIRSVRRAVARLATELTKRELQ, from the coding sequence ATGAAACAATCAGAAATAAAAGATCTTTCTGCAGCGGAGTTGCAAGAAAAACTTAGCCAAACTAAGAAGGCATATGCTGATCTAAAAATGGCTCACGCTATTTCTCCAATTGAGAACCCACTTCAAATTAGAAGTGTAAGAAGAGCAGTTGCAAGATTAGCTACAGAACTTACTAAAAGAGAATTACAATAA
- the rpsQ gene encoding 30S ribosomal protein S17, giving the protein MEEKRNLRKERVGVVTSNKMDKSIVVAQVTRVKHPLYGKFVLKTKKFVAHDETNDCNIGDTVRISETRPLSKSKCWRLVEILERAK; this is encoded by the coding sequence ATGGAAGAAAAAAGAAATTTAAGAAAAGAAAGAGTTGGGGTTGTTACTTCAAACAAAATGGATAAATCCATTGTAGTTGCTCAAGTAACAAGAGTAAAACACCCATTATACGGTAAGTTCGTGTTGAAAACAAAGAAATTTGTTGCACATGACGAAACAAACGACTGTAACATAGGAGATACTGTAAGAATTAGCGAAACGCGTCCTTTGAGTAAATCAAAATGTTGGAGATTAGTTGAAATCTTAGAAAGAGCTAAATAA
- the rplN gene encoding 50S ribosomal protein L14, whose product MVQQESRLKVADNTGAKEVLTIRVLGGTKRRYASVGDKIVVSIKDAAPNGNVKKGAVSTAVVVRTKKEVRRADGSYIRFDDNACVLLNAAGEMRGTRVFGPVARELREKQFMKIVSLAPEVL is encoded by the coding sequence ATGGTACAACAAGAATCAAGACTAAAAGTAGCAGATAACACAGGAGCTAAAGAAGTTTTAACTATCCGTGTTTTAGGAGGTACCAAAAGAAGGTATGCCTCTGTTGGAGACAAGATTGTAGTATCAATTAAAGACGCTGCCCCTAACGGAAACGTTAAAAAAGGAGCCGTTTCAACTGCAGTTGTTGTACGTACCAAAAAAGAAGTAAGAAGAGCTGATGGTTCTTATATCCGTTTCGATGACAATGCATGTGTTCTTTTGAACGCTGCAGGGGAAATGAGAGGAACTCGTGTTTTTGGTCCGGTTGCAAGAGAACTTCGTGAAAAACAATTCATGAAAATTGTATCATTAGCACCAGAAGTGCTTTAA
- the rplX gene encoding 50S ribosomal protein L24, with amino-acid sequence MIKLKIKTGDIVRVIAGDHKGEEGKVLRVYREKNKAIVEGVNLVSKHTKPSAKSPQGGIVKKEASIQISNISLIDPKTKETTRVGIRVEGDKKVRFSKKSNQVL; translated from the coding sequence ATGATAAAGCTAAAAATAAAAACTGGAGATATCGTAAGAGTAATTGCTGGAGACCATAAAGGTGAGGAAGGTAAAGTTTTACGTGTTTACCGTGAGAAAAACAAAGCGATTGTTGAAGGTGTAAACTTAGTTTCTAAACATACGAAACCTAGTGCAAAAAGCCCTCAAGGTGGTATTGTAAAAAAAGAAGCTTCTATTCAAATATCTAACATTTCTCTAATTGATCCTAAAACTAAGGAAACAACAAGAGTAGGTATTAGAGTTGAAGGAGATAAGAAAGTAAGATTTTCAAAAAAATCTAATCAAGTACTATAG
- the rplE gene encoding 50S ribosomal protein L5 → MAYIPRLKEEYKSRVISALKEEFGYTNVMQVPKLEKIVLSKGVGAAVSDKKLIDYAVDELTKITGQKAVSTISKKDVASFKLRKGMPIGAKVTLRGERMYEFLDRLITSSLPRVRDFSGIKATGFDGRGNYNLGVLEQIIFPEIDIDKVNKISGMDITFVTSAATDKEAKSLLTELGLPFKKN, encoded by the coding sequence ATGGCATATATACCTAGACTAAAAGAAGAATATAAGAGTAGAGTTATCTCTGCTCTTAAAGAAGAATTCGGTTACACAAACGTTATGCAAGTTCCAAAACTTGAAAAAATCGTTTTGAGTAAAGGAGTTGGTGCAGCAGTATCTGATAAAAAATTGATTGACTATGCAGTTGATGAATTAACAAAGATTACTGGACAAAAAGCAGTATCTACTATTTCTAAGAAAGACGTTGCGTCTTTCAAATTGAGAAAAGGGATGCCTATTGGAGCAAAAGTTACTTTACGTGGAGAAAGAATGTATGAGTTTTTAGATAGACTTATTACTTCTTCATTACCACGTGTTAGAGATTTCAGTGGAATTAAAGCTACTGGTTTTGATGGAAGAGGAAACTACAATCTTGGTGTTTTAGAGCAAATCATTTTCCCTGAAATTGATATTGACAAAGTAAATAAAATATCTGGAATGGACATTACTTTTGTAACTTCTGCTGCTACAGACAAAGAAGCAAAATCGTTATTGACTGAATTAGGTTTACCTTTTAAAAAGAATTAA
- the rpsN gene encoding 30S ribosomal protein S14 has product MAKESMKAREVKREKTVAKYAEKRKALLEAGDFVGLQKLPKNASPVRLHNRCKLTGRPRGYMRQFGISRVTFREMANNGLIPGVKKASW; this is encoded by the coding sequence ATGGCTAAAGAATCAATGAAAGCCCGTGAGGTTAAGAGAGAAAAAACGGTAGCTAAGTATGCTGAGAAAAGAAAAGCTTTGTTAGAAGCTGGAGATTTCGTAGGTTTGCAGAAATTACCGAAAAATGCTTCGCCAGTTCGTTTGCACAATCGTTGTAAATTGACAGGTAGACCAAGAGGGTATATGCGTCAATTCGGTATTTCACGTGTTACATTCCGTGAAATGGCTAACAATGGACTAATACCAGGTGTTAAAAAAGCATCTTGGTAG
- the rpsH gene encoding 30S ribosomal protein S8, producing the protein MYTDPIADYLTRVRNAVAANHKVVEIPASNLKKEITKILFDQGYILSYKFEDNSVQGSIKIALKYDKDTKEPVIKDIQRISKPGLRKYAGASKIPRILNGLGIAIVSTSKGLMTGKKAKQLNVGGEVICYVY; encoded by the coding sequence ATGTATACAGATCCAATTGCAGATTATTTGACGAGAGTTAGAAACGCTGTGGCTGCAAACCACAAAGTTGTCGAAATTCCAGCATCTAATCTAAAAAAAGAAATAACAAAGATCTTATTTGATCAAGGTTATATCTTAAGTTACAAATTTGAAGATAACTCTGTTCAGGGTTCAATCAAAATTGCTTTGAAGTATGATAAAGATACTAAAGAGCCTGTAATCAAAGATATCCAAAGAATTAGTAAACCAGGTTTACGTAAGTATGCAGGTGCTTCTAAAATCCCAAGAATCCTTAATGGATTAGGAATTGCTATTGTTTCAACTTCTAAAGGTCTTATGACTGGAAAAAAAGCGAAACAATTAAATGTAGGTGGAGAAGTAATTTGTTACGTATACTAA